Proteins encoded together in one Streptomyces umbrinus window:
- a CDS encoding helix-turn-helix domain-containing protein gives MVQAIRREVRGYRQPIGSAVAHDLAEAVRLAATQFTELVEEPDAPQQHYVPRFKRLGRLEYLSGRGMDGLQAAYRIGARVACRRYMDVAREAAFSGEIAVPLSEAVLTHIHAMAEGSVAGFEEARAGAADEMLRTRRLLAARLLERNRDPLAEPLPDLARRAAWPLPERVRCAVLPASADLTAVHEDVLRVSRGGELHLVAPDDSLLTVLEGTEVAVGPSVLLNEAWVSLHCARLGRRLGRLRAENHLAELHLLHGSPIGTLLTDQVLEPLRALPPGKAERLTDTLDALLTSGGRTAPEVAAALGIHPQTARNRLRQLAALYGDRLDDPAFRFDVQLALRSRSVRRSLLP, from the coding sequence ATGGTGCAGGCCATCCGCAGAGAGGTGCGCGGCTACCGGCAGCCGATCGGCTCCGCCGTCGCCCATGACCTCGCCGAGGCGGTCCGGCTGGCCGCGACGCAGTTCACGGAGCTGGTGGAGGAGCCGGACGCACCGCAGCAGCACTACGTGCCGCGTTTCAAGCGGCTGGGCAGACTGGAGTACCTGAGCGGGCGCGGCATGGACGGGCTGCAGGCCGCATACCGGATCGGCGCCCGGGTTGCGTGCCGCCGCTATATGGACGTGGCCCGGGAGGCCGCGTTCTCCGGTGAGATCGCCGTCCCGCTGAGCGAGGCCGTGCTCACGCACATCCACGCGATGGCCGAGGGGTCGGTGGCGGGCTTCGAGGAGGCGCGGGCCGGGGCGGCCGACGAGATGCTGCGCACCAGGCGGCTGCTCGCCGCACGGCTGCTGGAACGCAACCGGGATCCGCTCGCGGAACCGCTTCCCGATCTCGCCCGCAGGGCCGCCTGGCCGCTGCCGGAACGGGTGCGATGCGCGGTGCTGCCCGCCTCCGCCGACCTGACCGCGGTCCACGAGGACGTACTGCGGGTGAGCCGCGGCGGCGAACTGCATCTGGTGGCGCCCGACGACAGCCTGCTGACCGTCCTGGAGGGAACGGAGGTGGCGGTGGGCCCGAGCGTGCTGCTGAACGAGGCCTGGGTCTCGCTGCACTGTGCCCGGCTGGGGCGGCGCCTGGGGCGGCTCAGGGCCGAGAACCATCTCGCGGAGCTGCACCTCCTGCACGGCTCGCCGATCGGAACCCTCCTGACCGACCAGGTACTTGAGCCGTTGCGTGCCCTCCCGCCTGGCAAGGCGGAACGGCTCACGGACACACTCGACGCGCTGCTCACCTCCGGTGGGCGGACCGCTCCGGAGGTCGCCGCCGCGTTGGGCATCCATCCGCAGACCGCCCGCAACCGACTGCGGCAACTCGCCGCGCTGTACGGCGACAGGCTCGACGACCCGGCATTCCGTTTCGACGTTCAGCTCGCGCTGCGCAGCAGGTCAGTGCGTCGTTCCTTGCTGCCCTGA
- a CDS encoding antitoxin yields the protein MSVMDKIKGMLKGHPDQANKGVDKAGDFVDDKTQSKYSGQVDGAQDRLKDQFGSNPDQDRPPQS from the coding sequence ATGTCCGTAATGGACAAGATCAAGGGCATGCTGAAGGGCCACCCGGACCAGGCCAACAAGGGTGTCGACAAGGCCGGAGACTTCGTCGACGACAAGACCCAGAGCAAGTACAGCGGTCAGGTCGACGGCGCCCAGGACAGGCTCAAGGACCAGTTCGGTTCGAACCCGGACCAGGACCGGCCGCCGCAGTCCTGA
- a CDS encoding alpha/beta hydrolase family protein codes for MVTAAPAHPATAEDVHVEGTLASGATYVMDVPAGWNGTVLLFSHGFRPKGAPNPAQNVTDPATRALLLKDGYALVGSSYATTGWAVEHAVPDQLATLDAFTERFGAARRTLAWGQSYGGFVTTRIAERHGDRIDGSLSVCGLVHGGVANWNNTLDPVFALKTLLAPDASIPLAGFQDQAAATTAAATLTGVVTEAQTSADGRARIALAAALHNIPGWNDPSQPRPAPDDWNAQQANQYTAVRGLLATAAFSWRQDTEVLAGGNSSWNTGVDYAKLLRTSSAYKEVKGLYKAAGRSLKADLRALNTAPRVKADKNAVDWMSRTSTFTGRLTKPQLSIHTTGDALVPVQTESAYLRAATAAGSRPLLRQAYVDNAGHCTFSPAEQVAALDTLEHRVDTGRWGDTGADSLNSRAAQADPTTPARYTAYRPTPYLRPYDLAHPGDAYRP; via the coding sequence ATGGTGACCGCGGCCCCGGCTCACCCCGCCACCGCGGAGGACGTCCACGTCGAGGGCACGCTCGCCTCCGGCGCGACGTACGTCATGGACGTCCCCGCGGGCTGGAACGGCACCGTCCTCCTGTTCAGCCACGGCTTCCGGCCGAAGGGCGCGCCGAACCCGGCCCAGAACGTCACCGACCCGGCCACCCGCGCGCTCCTCCTCAAGGACGGCTACGCGCTGGTCGGTTCCTCGTACGCCACCACGGGCTGGGCGGTGGAGCACGCGGTGCCGGACCAGTTGGCGACGCTCGACGCGTTCACCGAGCGGTTCGGGGCGGCCCGGCGGACCCTCGCCTGGGGTCAGTCGTACGGCGGGTTCGTCACCACGAGGATCGCCGAGCGCCACGGCGACCGGATCGACGGATCGCTGTCCGTCTGCGGGCTGGTCCACGGCGGCGTCGCCAACTGGAACAACACGCTCGATCCGGTCTTCGCCCTCAAGACCCTCCTGGCACCCGACGCCTCGATACCGCTGGCCGGCTTCCAGGACCAGGCAGCGGCCACGACCGCCGCCGCCACCCTGACCGGCGTCGTCACCGAGGCGCAGACCTCCGCGGACGGTCGCGCCCGGATCGCCCTCGCAGCGGCCCTGCACAACATCCCCGGCTGGAACGACCCCTCCCAGCCCCGCCCCGCTCCCGACGACTGGAACGCCCAGCAGGCCAACCAGTACACGGCCGTCCGGGGCCTGCTCGCGACCGCGGCGTTCAGCTGGCGTCAGGACACGGAGGTGCTGGCGGGCGGCAACTCGTCCTGGAACACGGGCGTCGACTACGCGAAGCTGCTGCGCACGTCCTCGGCGTACAAGGAGGTCAAGGGCCTCTACAAGGCGGCCGGGCGCTCCCTGAAGGCCGATCTCAGGGCGCTCAACACCGCCCCGCGCGTCAAGGCCGACAAGAACGCGGTCGACTGGATGAGCCGGACCAGCACGTTCACCGGCCGGCTGACGAAACCTCAGCTCAGCATCCACACCACCGGCGACGCCCTCGTCCCCGTGCAGACCGAGAGCGCCTACCTGCGCGCCGCCACGGCCGCCGGTTCGCGCCCGCTGCTGCGCCAGGCGTACGTCGACAACGCCGGTCACTGCACGTTCAGCCCCGCCGAACAGGTCGCCGCCCTGGACACGCTGGAACACCGGGTCGACACGGGCCGATGGGGCGACACGGGGGCAGACTCCCTCAACTCACGGGCGGCGCAGGCCGATCCGACGACTCCGGCCCGCTACACCGCGTACCGTCCCACTCCGTACCTGCGCCCCTACGACCTGGCCCATCCGGGCGACGCGTACCGGCCCTGA
- a CDS encoding ribonuclease H family protein, which translates to MIEPMGERVIAACDGASKGNPGPAGWAWVIGDGTGTTPTEWEAGPLGTATNNVAELTALERLLTFVAPDVPLEIRMDSQYAMKAVTTWLPGWKRKGWKTAAGKPVANQELVVRIDELLDGRSVEFRYVPAHQVDGDPLNDFADRAASQAAFVQEPAGSEHGSPEPPKSPAAKKTAKSAGPPRKRASSSAASSASSSSSRTLKAKFPGRCRCGRSYIAGETIAKNADGWGHPECRTEA; encoded by the coding sequence ATGATCGAGCCCATGGGTGAACGCGTAATCGCCGCATGCGACGGTGCTTCGAAGGGCAATCCGGGTCCCGCCGGCTGGGCCTGGGTCATCGGCGACGGGACCGGCACAACTCCTACCGAGTGGGAGGCAGGACCGCTCGGCACGGCGACCAACAACGTTGCCGAACTGACCGCGCTGGAGCGGCTGTTGACCTTCGTGGCGCCGGATGTGCCGCTGGAGATCCGGATGGACTCCCAGTACGCCATGAAGGCCGTCACGACCTGGCTCCCGGGCTGGAAGCGCAAGGGCTGGAAGACGGCGGCGGGCAAGCCGGTGGCCAACCAGGAACTCGTCGTACGGATCGACGAACTGCTCGACGGCCGCTCGGTCGAGTTCCGGTACGTGCCCGCGCACCAGGTCGACGGCGACCCGCTCAACGACTTCGCGGACCGGGCCGCGAGCCAGGCGGCCTTCGTCCAGGAACCGGCGGGCAGCGAGCACGGCTCTCCGGAACCGCCGAAGTCGCCCGCGGCCAAGAAGACGGCCAAGAGCGCGGGGCCGCCGCGCAAGCGTGCCTCGTCCTCCGCCGCCTCGTCGGCCTCGTCGTCGTCCTCGCGCACGCTCAAGGCCAAGTTCCCCGGCCGCTGCCGCTGCGGCCGCTCGTACATCGCGGGCGAGACCATCGCGAAGAACGCCGACGGCTGGGGCCACCCGGAGTGCCGCACCGAGGCCTAG
- a CDS encoding poly(ethylene terephthalate) hydrolase family protein, with translation MRHASTRAAKRLGLLSGAAALAVSLSLLPQEAQAGPGDFQRGPDPTEQSITAERGPFATAQTTVDGPTFKSGTAYYPTDTSQGTFGAVVVSPGFVTPEALISWYGPRLASQGFVVLTLETNSGFDQPDDRATQMLNALDYLVQSSSVRTRIDPNRLAVMGHSMGGGGSLKASESRPALKAAVPLMPWSNDKTWQTDRVPTMIIGAENDAIASPASHAEVFYNSLTAAPEKAYLELRGADHNVALGSNVTIAKYSIAWLKRFVDEDVRYEQFLCPAPVPNTQISEYRNTCPTG, from the coding sequence ATGAGACATGCCAGCACCCGCGCAGCGAAACGCCTAGGCCTCCTCTCCGGCGCCGCCGCCCTGGCGGTGAGCCTGAGCCTCCTCCCCCAGGAGGCTCAGGCCGGGCCCGGAGACTTCCAACGGGGCCCCGACCCCACCGAGCAGTCCATCACCGCCGAGCGCGGTCCCTTCGCCACGGCTCAGACCACCGTCGACGGCCCGACCTTCAAGTCGGGCACCGCCTACTACCCCACCGACACCAGCCAGGGCACGTTCGGAGCAGTCGTCGTCAGCCCCGGCTTCGTGACGCCCGAGGCACTGATCAGCTGGTACGGACCCCGCCTCGCGTCGCAGGGCTTCGTCGTCCTGACGCTGGAGACCAACTCGGGATTCGACCAGCCCGACGACCGTGCCACCCAGATGCTCAACGCACTCGACTACCTCGTCCAGTCGAGCTCCGTGCGCACCCGCATCGACCCCAACCGCCTTGCGGTGATGGGTCATTCGATGGGCGGTGGCGGCTCGCTCAAGGCGTCCGAGTCGCGCCCCGCGCTCAAGGCGGCCGTGCCGCTCATGCCGTGGAGCAACGACAAGACCTGGCAGACCGACCGGGTGCCCACGATGATCATCGGCGCCGAGAACGACGCCATCGCCTCGCCCGCCTCGCACGCGGAGGTGTTCTACAACAGCCTCACCGCCGCACCGGAGAAGGCGTACCTGGAGCTCCGGGGCGCGGACCACAACGTGGCGCTCGGCTCCAACGTGACGATCGCGAAGTACAGCATCGCCTGGCTGAAGCGGTTCGTCGACGAGGACGTGCGGTACGAGCAGTTCCTCTGCCCGGCACCCGTGCCCAACACACAGATCAGCGAATACCGGAACACCTGCCCCACGGGATAG